The sequence below is a genomic window from Vespula pensylvanica isolate Volc-1 chromosome 1, ASM1446617v1, whole genome shotgun sequence.
TCTACAactaataaaatcatttatgttttaataaatctattaaagcatttggaaatttcttttataatgaGTAACATTATCAGTTGTAGCAATAAGGAgcattgataaaattaatgcaacctcttatatttttttgtttagccacattaatagaatattcttttatctttttctttcaaatcgcTTAGCACtttgtttatattacaaaaggaagttattatgtattataattacttaaaaTTTACGTAGGCGTAGTCTATATaggaaaatgttttatatatatatatatatatatatatatatatatatacatatatatatatatgtatatatatgtatgtatgtatatataaataatttgaaatacatgattttttttaaacacatCCAATTAGTCATGGTATGCTCTTGCTTGCGTTAACAACTTGCAATGATTTGCATTTTAGAGAGGaacacgtgtatgtatacgaaatatgtatgaagtgtacaatttttaaaatttcactCAAAAGGGTGCAACAATAGCTGCTGCTTCCCCTCTGCTCGTTGGTAGTGAAGCACATTCATgccatttatttaaatgaggATCGTAACATTCTACAGTAGAAATAGTTATCTGTGTACggtaaaaattgatttcttgTGATTGATCCCCTCCTATAACATACAGTCTACTATCAGCTGCAGCAACTGCAGGATATGAACGACCAATATTCATTGGTGCTACCATGCTCCATTTATTCTGTAATGTAATGCAATATGAAAAATGCAAGAAATTGTTAGTAATTACACGATTAAACCTATTTACcttttcaaaagaatatcGTTCAACGGAATTTAAAACTTCTTGATTTTTATTGGTACCACCAACCACATAAATATAACCATCGAGAACAGTAATTCCCATTTGGGATCGCGGCGTTAACATAGGAGCTAAGTAATTCCATTCTCTAGTAACTGGATTATAACTCATTACATCTTGACGATGCCTACTGTTATGTGTACAACCACCTACTACATAGATTAGTcctgaaaaatttttattcgattattacaATGTATTATCAACAATGTACATCTTGGAAACAAACCTTCATACGCGACAACTCCCATACTGAAACGTGGTTCCGGAAGTTCCCCTTCAAGCGTCCAAGTATTAGTGATCGGATCATAAATTTCTATAGAACCGCCAATATCTTCTCCTACCCAACCACCAAAAGCATATAAGCTATTATCCAAGGCACAAAGTCCAAATTCACATCTAGGTTCTTCCATGCAAGCAATCGAAGTCCATACATTATCCCGAGGATCGTAACATTCGCAATTTGCAATGATGCATGATTCGAGTTCTCCGCCGACTACATATACTTTACCATCTAGAAGTGCTACACCTGGCAATATACGTCCTATGCTTATTGGTGCTACTTCGCTCCATTCACTGTAAttatgggggaaaaaaaaaaaaaaaaaaaattaataattacaagaatgtaaaaataattggaaaatgGAAATTTAATAGATCGTATACCCAGTAAAAGtgtcatatttttcaatactcTCATAAGTGCTTTCAGCAGCTCTGCCCCAACTATCTGCTGCTTGTTCCCTCTTAGAACCACCGATtaccaaaatattttttttagcacAAAGTCTAGGCTGTGCATGAAGAGGTACAAGACATCCTTTGTTacatattaaatctttttctatagaGCGCAAAGCAACAATGAGACTGGCATCTTTACATTCCAATATTATTCTTTCCAGACGTGCCAACGAACAAAGTCTTAGCCGTATATGAcctaatatttcaaatacataGCATCTTCGTGCAGGTATATCGTGTGTAATCCAATTGTATGCAGCTTGGAAGAcctgtgaaatatatatatatattttttgttataacaaATTCaagtaattatttgaaatatttattttgtaaatgaaattatgatTACCTGAAATTCAGTGTCGATATGAATTAAATCACTGCTGAGGAAACGAACAAGATGTTCTTTGGGCAGGTCTAAAAACTCCTCTTCTTGAGAAACTTGAGGAAAATTGACTTGTATAAAACGTAAGGCAGTCTCTAATAGATCCAACCTGTTGTGTGCTTCTGCAAAccttaatgaaaaatattacgttaaAGATTCAATCTATTGGGGGCTAAGAAAGTATTAAGATGCTCCATAATAATTTTACCTATAAATTCCAAGGGCATTTGAATAATGAAGTTGTTGTTCTAAATAAGTAATGCAGCCAGAAACTACTTCATCCAGTTCAAGCATATCGGCAGCAGCAAACAATTCTTGGACATTGTCTTCGGTAATATCAACATTTCCAGTATAGATAAAATCTATTAAGAGCGAAAGGATTGAAGCTGATATAGAATGAATTTCCACCAATTCTTGTTGTTCTTCGACAAGGCCACCAGTAAACATAGCATTGAAATAAGCACTGCCCGCTGCTAGAACCGATCTGTGTGCATGGATAATGCTGCCGTCGGCAACAAGGCCGACGTCAGTAAACTGATTCTTTAATCGTTGGCCATTTAAATTTCTCAAAACTTTTGGCGCATATTGTCCCACTGCATATACAGTACTAGTGGCATCTGAAGTAGGACTTACAGGTTGTGTAGCAAATCCCATATTATTAGAGTTGTGCCCATTCTTTAGTGGCGGTACTGCACCATCCGCCATGAAACCATCAAGTTGAACTTTGTCCACTGTtcctatataatattatacatatacacagacaaTACATGCATCGGAAAAAGCTGtcagaatatatattaaacaataattaacgAAGTACTCACGACATATACGAGAGAGCACCTTATAGACGCTATGAAACGACTTAGCGTTATTTTTCCCCTTTAAACGCATCACTACCGCCGCATTTTCACTTCAATTAAATGATCGGTTAACGCCAACTCTCATATACTTATGACATCTACCTTTATCTCGAAAATCAGTATTGAGAAAGATGGCATACATTAGATAACCTACTAAAAATGTAAAACTATCTTTGAAATCATGACAAATCTAACTTTCTcatattcgtttctctcttctagtCTTACTCGTCATGCCTCTTTTTCACAAATCACACTGAGCCATAATAATAGTAGAACGCAAAAGCACAGTTggcaaaaataattgtaaatatcgtCTCGCACCACACCTATTATGAAAAATCGCGAATCTTCGTTCACTCTCACTCCTATAAGATCGCAATATTcgtaattatctttctctcagcATACATTTTATTGTGTCAGATAATaagaatttgattttttctttcactctatTCTTATTCACTATCAATGTTCTTACTCTTGTCATTCGATTTTGCTAATTcgattacaatataattataggtTCATCGGCTTTCTAGGAGTACCAACCACGAAACGGGTCATtgtgtgtattataaattgttatatgtATCTACCACTACACATTTAATTAAGTAGTTAAGAGAGAGGGCGTTTAAAGCGGCCCGACAAGAGAGACCTCTAGgcgaaaattataaatacaaagagaCTTTAAAAAAATCACTAACTACGCAAATATTGAATCATATCAAAAATATGTACTATGTAAGGAAGTGaaactatgtatatacacacacacacacacacgaacgaTTCGTTATTCGAAGTAATTCAACAAAGGCATAACTATGATATTcacatatttgttttcttttgtatattacgaataaacagttattataatttggaagaaaacaaaatattatgtttttatcTGTTGGTGAGCAGGTAGTTTTGAAACATCAGTACGCATTTCGATAATCGTTGAGACgaatttaaaacgaataaattaaatttcatataaaaaatatattatcgatctaatataaattgtagaaaatcataataatatttaataatataagttTAATGTAAGATTGAAAATAAGTTGCGTCTTTTAATTTCTACGCGGTTAGTTGTTAGTTGTTGTTTTGCGCGTTAGAAGGCGCTACCGTCGAGTCCTTTTTAAATCTAACGTCACACCTATATAGTTCATTAGTAGCGTTTCGTAAATCATCATGGCGTATAATTCAAAACTTGTTCTTTGTAAGAATATACACAAGTTGAGAAATGTctattagtataatatatataaatatagaatttttagtACATTAGTTAGAAACAATTTCaacatatttcaatatttcgaatattcctGAAAACTATTGCAGATAGCATAGAATGTAAGATCCCATAGATGGACTATCCATTCTCAAtagtaagaaataatttttaattgaataatccaaattaaataacaaagtaATACGTACTGCTcgttcaaaattaaaaatatttatatatcataacttaattataattaaaaaaacaaaaaaacaaaaaaaaaaaaaacaaaaaacaaaaaaaaaagcaacgcACATGTAAGTTTAGATTGTTATCAGCTGTAGCCTacttttcaaatcgatttatatattaaaaagtgtTTGTTATCTTTGAATCGCGATAAGAAATCGATATCTTTGTTCGTTTGAAGGTTGTTCGTATTAAATCGAAACAAAGGCCCTTTATAGAGAAAACATtcgtagatataaatataacgcGATAGAGAGTACGACTACGAGTACGATTATTAGTGgaatattagtaatattttttctttttccttttatttattctaccTTTCTTGGAGTCgctctttttcctccctctcttacTATCTGTGTATGCCACTCTCTCGTGAAAGTTAACATAGCCGTGTGGAACGCGGGGGCTTTCGTGAATCGTCCTATACGCCTTCTTGGTAGATCCGTAATACCACCATCGCCAGTCGGTCGCTTAGCGATTACCTCTGACTTCGACTTTCACTTTGAGAGCTACCAagtatctctgtctctgtttttctctctatctatccatctccttttttctctctctttctctctctatccatctatcttttatttcctctcctggtacatctttctctttcattcttccttcgTTCGCCAATGCGATCGAACTTTATAGTGATTGTTCTGTTAAATGTTTAAAAGGCAGATAGTGTTGAGGgatgtgaaaagaaaaatgcgatTTTTTTTGAGTGTTAGTATCTCTATGAAATACGTGtgatttgatataaaaattaataagtgagaagaaaaaaaatataacgaagtaTGTTTTGAATAAATGTGGATATTCACGCATCGATCactccacacacacacacacgcgcgcacacacatcaTCAAGAATTTGAAGATTGAAGATTCATTTGAAAAAGGTGAGAgcttttctaattataatgcATTTAACGTTTTAACCGCTTgtgacatatgtatatatatatatctgtgtatatatctttcgtaTCACCGTTATAAAATGTCTCTTAATTATCATTGTTAGAACACCTTCGTTGGCGTGAAGAATGATATGCggaaatattgatatattaagaatattaaagataataagaaatatttcgaatagatagtttctctatctttctctccctctctctctctctctctctatctctctccctctctctctatttctatttcgtaaCTTTATTCGAAGTCGATGACTATAGTGATCGTCGAGATTTTTACCTTATGACCGTCGTCGTGATATTGGTGTCTCAACAACTCGCTGTGTTTCTTACCTTTCTCCCCCtcccatttctcttttctttcctttatttatttattttttttttttttgaagtaaCATCGTTTCTATCTCAAGTACGATATATCCGGCATTGATTTGAGATGAAtcagaaatcgatcgatattgtaTTCTCTTGTTATTCCaattttaatcataatttttcgcgttgaaattattatacacaataaacacacacacacacatatatatatacatacacatactcgATTCATTTATATTGGAATAGCGTTTCATTTCTTGCGATGAACACATCtttcataaaagaagaaaaagtggaaaaagggaaaagaaataaaccaGATGGAAAGGGGCAGAGAATGTGTCAGCGATATCAAAGAATTGTATCAGATATGGTGTAAATTAATCTTTGATAAATAGGTGGATTATACTTGCGTTGATCTGATAACTTTTCCTTGCACGTTGCATGAcacattgataaaaatttttaaatctatcaTGTCTTGTTGTTTCTCTCGGACTGTATGTACTCatagaagaaaatcgatcgtaacGTTTAATTGATAGTGAGTTTCAATCGCAAGCAATGCGGTTCGTATCGGGCTATCAAACGTGAGTACTATTATTCCtgttctccttttatttttcttttttcatcataaaaaagaatatatatatatatataaaatcttaaaaattagTCATACTCACTATAGATTTAACGCGATCATCCGTAAAtccgctttttctttttgtctttttcttttcttgttttggaaagtttatttatcaataatagaaaataaggaaagtgTGTTTCAATTTAATGATGTAATTATTCGACGAAACGTAATCCTGATTCATGATATATGCATGTAAAATCCCCAATTTATATTAACTCATACGTATTGTGCAATAGAATTTCATTTAggacatacatattttctttttatagtaatGTAACATTCTCGATTAGTCACAATTTCTCtgaatatttatgttttataaataaatagaacaaaaattcttttgtacGGGGCTTTCTCGAAGATTCTGGAGTGGGGAGGAGTGGGGAGAATAATAATCCAATAAGATAGTACGATCGAACTACGCTATTACCAAAATATAACGGAACTTACCTGTGTCAATGGCGAGGTCGACGTAcgacttcttcttttaccgAAATCTTTAGCTCACTTACAACgtattaatcgaaaataaatcgtatatatcccttctaaaaaattcaatataagtCAAATTAATCcttattatcttttgtttatCAATCTTCTACGTAATATCAGTTATCAATATAATGTCTCGTAATAAATccgatggaaaaagaaaaaattcatttacgtatatttctatgaaaatcgataaaacatttttcaattcgTAATCTTTCATATCTAAACTCTTATCATATCAACATTCTCGAAGCTTAAATTTACAATGgcgataagaattaaaaattatttctaataaatatataaagttaagaaatgatgcgaaagaaaaaaggaagaaaggaaaaagattattattcgttgatatttatattaattataggttattaaaggaaaagtttgaatttatttgaaacgGAATGTGAATAGAAAGAACGTATTTGATCGTAACAGATGTTAGGAAATAGAGTGAAACTACGATATAAGTATGTTAATtcggtgaaagaaaaaaggaaatattttatgcaCGAATATCGTAAACAAGTATCCGAAAAGTAAGAGGTGGAAGAGTATCAGGTACTGCATACTATTCTTAGAAGAAAtacatctaaaaaaaattggcaaaaggaaaagaatgttGGAGAACGACTAGCAAGAAAGGGAGACTGGTGTATGTGTTTAtttctgtgtgtatatatatatgtgtgtgtgtgtgtgtagtcgAGGGTCGTACAAGCCAATACTGCAACGTATCTTGAGGGCGGTAACCTACACTGCCAGTTGTCTTGTGGATGGCCTTGCTACATTATCTGCCGCgtgtttcgtttcctttcacTTTTAACAGTCAGGAACCAGAAACCTTCTCGGATCTCCTTGAACAAGGATACAAGGATTGGAGAGAAAAGACAGTAGACATTCTATTATTTCAGAAATCAtgtattctatctttctcttacaatACAATtgtaattatcaatattaggAGTAATTAACATAGGGAAAGTTGACACTGACAGTGAGATAGATCGTTCTatacgagaaagagggaataCGTTGAAagacaaatattaaaagacgtagatataaatatatatgcaagtaTTTACGTTTCTATACGCgacatagaaaaatagagagcgATATTAATATGatgcattattaaataaaaaaaaaaaaagaaaagaaaaacaagcgTATAGCTGCAACGGATTAACTTACAACATcgtttacttacttacttcttATGGGTAAGGAGAGAAAGCTGATAGACAACAAATCCGTTACGTGGCACGTCACTGAAATATCTAGAGCGAAAAAGGTTCCGCATCGGTCATTCCTTGTCTCTGTTTATTTCGATAGGGTTTATTGAGTATGacgatatatcaatttttgtaaataaaacttttatttatattttataagcaatttctgtctctttcgttccacgcgtatacttttttatattagaaataaaatatgttattataaaatgtattttcttaaTTGATTAAATTGATAGTTCGAAGGGtcaagttctttttttgtatgaagaatcataatgaaattttgaaatttaatttttacagaaTGTCAAAGGTTCCAAAACATAATGGTAGCATACATGGCGGCGGGATCACTGGACCAGATGATTTTTCCGATGGAGAGAGTACGCCTGTTATTCAAGATTACATCGATAGGTAGTCAATTTCGTAATttcgttctcctctttctcgacTGAATTAAACCAAACATCCTGTTTCCTCCTGCGagtattcattcattaattcatatgtatgtatatacattatttgttattttctcaTAACAGAAGACCCGTCGAGGAAACAAAAGAATGGGACGTGTTCAGAGACCCACCACCGAAAATCGATTCGGGTTCAATGGCGAATCAAAAATGTCTTGAAAGAACCGtacaattaacaaaattttttgtctatttaatcgtttttgtAATAGTATTAGTTAGCGGTGTAGTATCCAAAGGAACGATCTTTTTCATGACATCCCAATTGAG
It includes:
- the LOC122631999 gene encoding actin-binding protein IPP; this encodes MRLKGKNNAKSFHSVYKVLSRICRTVDKVQLDGFMADGAVPPLKNGHNSNNMGFATQPVSPTSDATSTVYAVGQYAPKVLRNLNGQRLKNQFTDVGLVADGSIIHAHRSVLAAGSAYFNAMFTGGLVEEQQELVEIHSISASILSLLIDFIYTGNVDITEDNVQELFAAADMLELDEVVSGCITYLEQQLHYSNALGIYRFAEAHNRLDLLETALRFIQVNFPQVSQEEEFLDLPKEHLVRFLSSDLIHIDTEFQVFQAAYNWITHDIPARRCYVFEILGHIRLRLCSLARLERIILECKDASLIVALRSIEKDLICNKGCLVPLHAQPRLCAKKNILVIGGSKREQAADSWGRAAESTYESIEKYDTFTGEWSEVAPISIGRILPGVALLDGKVYVVGGELESCIIANCECYDPRDNVWTSIACMEEPRCEFGLCALDNSLYAFGGWVGEDIGGSIEIYDPITNTWTLEGELPEPRFSMGVVAYEGLIYVVGGCTHNSRHRQDVMSYNPVTREWNYLAPMLTPRSQMGITVLDGYIYVVGGTNKNQEVLNSVERYSFEKNKWSMVAPMNIGRSYPAVAAADSRLYVIGGDQSQEINFYRTQITISTVECYDPHLNKWHECASLPTSRGEAAAIVAPF